The Rosa chinensis cultivar Old Blush chromosome 7, RchiOBHm-V2, whole genome shotgun sequence DNA segment AATATTCCAAATGTATAAATAGGTTACATAAAACCTGACAATCTAAAATGAATTCGGCAAGCTTTTCCTTATTGATCCAATGAACTTTGTCAATCATAATCAAACTAGATAGAACCCACCATGAGTAGCACACCTGAAATGAAGTACAAATGCAGTGAAGAAGAGTCCAGTAGTGCTAACATAAACTTATATTTTAATCACGACATTAGAGCAACATATTGGTTGTCAATAAAAGAGTTTGATCACAGTTCTGTGACAAATAAGAAATCTCTTCCTTTGTACAAATGGAATGCTTCATTGCTCATATATTGCTGGAGCATGTTGAGAAGAGATATAACTGAAAGACTTTGACCAATGGCCTTAACGGTAGAAGTTGGATacatttatttttcttgaaattaTAAGTTATCAAGTTGCTGAAGCCAATTAACATTTAGTATTATTCTTAAATGGCCCATGATGTATACAAATTGTGACTTCCACTACATTCTCAAAAGTCTCTTAGCCTATAAATTATATACCATAATCTGTCACAAGACATAAATGGATTATTAAATATAGTCTGATGTCTACAGAGTATGAACCTAGACTATATTCTTTTGTGATGCCCTggaattcatatttattttctgaggattttccagaatctaaattgtggttattggacggtttcgtggctcgtggatggagcggaagtgtttcggaaaataattaattgaagaatatggttttaggggggttgacaaaggttgactttttatttgttgggattctcagaaaacttccttcatgaaagttgtagagcgcgtcgatacgagttcgtggacatgtggaatgcatcaatcggagtttgtatgagaaagttataagCATTTGAAATTTTGGAAAGTTCTATATATAGGGGTTTCTGTTTtcggaaatttccatttttattttCGGAAGTTTCCAAAACTGGAAACTTAGAaactctctgttctctctcctcacccgtGTCTGACTCGACCCAAACTCGGAGATCCGACTCGGCTTTTCAAGCGAGCTTTGGTGGTCTTCGGTagtgaaactctccagatcagaTCGTCTCCACCGTGCGCTCCtctctgtggtgtcctctagcatcGATTCGCAACGGCGACGGTGCAGCAAGGCAGCGAACTTTGGTGCAGTcagacccgatcggttctccgatctccgacgacggcggggcttcaagtttccttgggTGAGTTCAGaggagcctccttgatcgatctgtggtggttgtttggatcgattcacgtgaaacttggttcaactcggattgaacagtaatccacgggttgtgaggtagttttcgatcctttatgcttgttttctgacttcgagctagttatgaaaattcacaagcatgcttagttGAATagttttgatgttggaagttttgtgaaatattgagttttggccggcggcggtgcgccaccgcctgtggcagCGTTCCGGCCATGTTAGAAACTGTTTCTAGTagtatatatcttctactcgtcgatacgagcgttttgatatataatatgcaaattttggagttcgtatggatttcttatgatttttacggtttcataccagTTGATTtattcaatccgtgaggatctgagcatccgatcgacttgtggtttggacacatCGATAGTGGAAGTGTTCCAgagaccttgggaggtctcggatgtggtttcgcctcaattggcgtcactttgggaattttggttcgatttagggtttcgaatgttattccttgtgtttcattgactgaatcaaagCTGTACTTTCCTTAgatacttgacgaagtattcttggacggttaGTTGGTGGTTAGGCtgttttgttctgtattgaagacgcagcgggagtttcgaggtgagtaatctcacaaagttcattaatgaacggaattacctttatcgttttgagagttattgatttaactgcaaactatagttggtattagtaagcattcctgagcggatgactacgtatatatatatatatatatatatctacgtgaaatatatatgtatttatgggttttgtggatttatgaaaacaatatgcatggaatgatgctttttattgttttgggttgtggcttttggaaaacaaatgattgtggaaatgattgatttcgatttgttttgaaaagcgttgagatttgggaaaagcgttgagatttgtgtatgaaaacaatatgcatggaatgatgctttttattgttttgtgttatggcttttcggaaaacaatgattatggaaatgttgattttgattgttttcaaaagcgttgcaatttgtgtaacattttgggtccagtgtgactcctttattgttttgctccaagggactgtgcggccTGAGGAACGAAGGTCTATAACCTtaggcagaatatcaggtaatcacgtctttggccggacaaGTGGTTatgtttcagttagagctctaatctgtctgccatataggtaattcatggggtaacgggaattggttattgataactcatgacattacgtgtttttagggaacaaggtgtgagttgcttccttgttaacggtttttaaggggacaaggtgcaagttgttttccttattaacgatttgatagaaatcaaggtatgaattgctttctatggtacgattatggtatatttgatagaaatcaaggtgtgagttgctttctatggtacgattatggtacatttgatagaattcaaggtgtgagttattttctatgttttactgatagaaatcaaggtgtgagttgctttctatggtacgattatggtacatttgatagaattcaaggtgtgagttgttttctatgttttactgatagaaatcaaggtgtgagttactTTCTATGGTActattatggtacatttgatagaattcaaggtgtgagttgttttctatgttttattgatagaaatcaaggagtgagttgctttctatgttatattgatagaattcaagtgtgattTGTTTTCTATAGTACAATTTTGGTACAATTAATAGgaaccaaggagtgagttgttttctatgtttcgatttgaaagaaaattaaagtgtgagttattctcctttatttcgtatTTTAGGAGATCAAGGCGTGATttggtttcttgattgaaacgtgcggggtttatctcgtgatttttgtgtgagttgttttgagttactcatacgggcttgcaaaagcttataccgggtttgttgtgtgacaacctggtgtactattcaaacggtgtaggggttaatcctgcaggtcagggtaatcgtggctgaagctgagatagcttgttggcagcagaacagGTAAGAAGCAAATttggttggctttgccattgttataacttccgctatgtagtaaactctgaggagcttttacgttttatcttgttgacaatttaattcgtaagcttatgtaatatatgactctgtgggcgggtcaatattgacattgtgggttcaagacatcaatatgtatgtagtttaaagggaaaaagtttcctgGTGCTtggtattgatggttgaacgatcacgcatatgtaattatgagattatatatcgactTTTagttgtgttaaaaatcaggggcgtgacatcttTACTATACATCAAGGCGTCAATAATACCTAAGATATCTTGAATGTTAAAAATGCTTTGTGCGAGATTGATTATCTACTTTCAAAAATTTAAGTACATACACACATTTCATTACATTATACTAAACACAATATTCAGAGATAAGTTTATTCCACCACAGAATGAGAAGAAGAATAACTGCAAAAGAAACTGAAGTGCATAAACATCATATTGGCCAGTCATAAACATCATATTGCTGGACTTGGCGTACTCGGCTTCGACATGAGTGTAAATTTGAAAGTTGAAAGTCTACATACAGAAGCAGAGACATTGTTCTAGCCATAATACTACTCACTACATCTAGGAATTTGGGTTCACTTATACAGTTGATTGAGGCATTATCCACCTAATAGACAAGTATTGACTAGTCTGAATTTAAGCTGAATGCACCAAACACAAGGAATTTTCCGGTCCTTAGCAGttaaagagaaacatatttacCTGCACGCCTCCTTGTCCATAATTTGGATACTTGGCCTTCCTCAATGCCATACCAGGCCTATAACTAAGCTTATTACTAAAATCAGTTCCAGTGGATGTCAAAGCTGTTGCCAGGGATGCCATTTGCTTCAATCTCACTGCAGCGTCTTCACTGGGACTCAAAGGCAACATTCTCCTTCTCTTCTTGGACATCACCAAACCACTCACTCTCCTTCGCCTCTTTCAATTATCTACAAACAAAAACAGAACCAACACTATCCCATTAGTATATACTCCCACCAAACATacgtaaaaaaattaataaaaaaaatattttcacatACAGAAATTGAACGGGAATTCAAACCTTAATTATAACTCAATTTCTTATCAGATTTTACCTTGGTTTATCTTCTCCGGTGCTTCTGCATTTCTCTGAATCCGAAAGAAGTCAACTATTTTGGTATGAATGAGAAGGAAAGCTGTAATACCACCGAAGCAGAGTTTCAATCAAAATTGGGTTTTGAACAAGATCCATATACCCAAATCCAAACCAACCAAACACCCAAAAAGCACGAATCACAAACCCCTCAATAtaaactcaaaaataaaaataaaaaattacttgAACAAGTTCAATATGAGCTCTAAGTATCTACATATGCAATAATATTTCTGCAAGAAGGGTTTACAAACAAAATCGATTTCAATACAAAACCCTAATCCCTAATTCCAATTCAACCCGAAATCCTAACAAACCAATAGGAAAGATTCGTACCTAGCTCGAAAGAGGGAGTAGACTGTCTTCAAGAACTTCGAAATTTGTGTTTGATGGTTGAAAGCTCCAATGAGATGGATTTGAGATTATGAGAAAATAGGGCTGCACATCTGAGAGAAGCTGATAGTTGAGGGCTTTATGAGAGAGATGGCTAAGAGTAGTGAGAGTATTGTGAGATCCAGGGTTGAGGGCTTTATGAGAGAGTTGGCTGGTGAGCTCGGGTGAGATAGATAGTGATTTTGaggggggagggagggagagagagaggcgcgGAGCTCGAGTTTTGGTCGAACGGAGGGAagtgaaaaattgaaatttggccAAGTGTTAAAGTCATTTAACTAGGGCGCTAGCGTATTGAACCCTAgaactcagacaacatcaattCAATTACATTGTCTGTAAGATAGTGGCACAACATATAATTAAAAACTATTGTGTGAATCAAGACAATTAGACAACATCTTTTTCAATTATTGTATTAATAGTAATTGCACAACAGAGTagtaataactgttgtgtgattaaaaacaatcagacaacatcttttctCAATCATTGTGTTAATCGACCTTGAACAACATCAATGTAATAACTGTTATCTGAATTGATTGACTCAGACAACATCGGAAAAACAACCATTGTCTAAATTACAATTGCAAAACAGCAATGTAACAACTGTTGTCTGATCCAAAAATTAGGACGACAGAAAAattcttgctgtcgtctgataagtgTTGTCTGATTACAATATTGGTGTAGTGGCACTAATTATTGTTAGAACAAGTTATGTGAGTATGTATCATGAGAGAGTTTATGCTTCTATGAAACATTGTAGCAATGATTTCCTCAAGACATTATTTGCCCCACTATTAAGTGTGCAAAGAGGAATAATCAAATGTGCCTCTAGAATATAATGAAACTCAGCACAATGATGTTATTGGTTGATGTTTTTGCACTCACAAAAACCAACCTTAACATTCAAAAAAATGTTTACAATATGGCTCAAGGTTTCTAGAAACTAATTGTCCATTATTAGTTTCTAGTAATTTTATGTGtgaaaaaacatgaaaatgatgaattttggaggcTTATATCATCTTCGGATCTTCTTGCAACTATATCATTTGTAGAGAATAAACCATTTAGAAATATATGTACCCCTTCAAATGGTATGATACTTTTTCACTGGTATAGTACTTCACTTAGGCAAACCCAAAAGGTGCAAACACAAATGACACATTTTGAtttctttaataaaaattatattttgaaaatttcttcACCAATCCTCCACCATTTTCCAAATATAAAGATATAATGAAAATATGATTTCAAAATCATTTTGAAAATTCTTTGAGCATGGCCTTGGAAAGCTTAGTGCATAAACTAAGGTGTCTTATGGACTTGAACCTTAACTAGTGAGAACACATCAAAGTTAAGTTAGAATGGCGAAGTAGCATTATGCTTTGAACTTGCGATTCTATGTGACTTAATTGGACACATTTCACACACTATCTTTCTACTTTTTTAAAGTGTTCTTAAAAAACAGACACGTGAATTGGCTTTGTGTCTATATCCTAGTTCATGAGTGCTCTAGAGACTAGTCTAAGTCACATAGAAGGCGGCACCACCTTCACACTCATGTAGATAGACATGGAGTAGCCCCGTAACTATAGTACTGTCAATCATGTTTATTACGAGATTAACTCAACCTATACATTACAAATACCAGTCACTACTTTACCTTtagattgatatatatatatatatatatatatatatatatatatatatatatgatatagtAATTAACCACATTGCATAATCAAAACTAATGTTTCTTACAAAATATGAACCGTTAATAATAATTGGCATATCTATAGACTTTAGAGTTTTAACAATGAACGAACGAGTCTTACTTCATGTTCAGATTGACAGATGTTTGTATACTTTCTTTTCTCATCTAATGAAACAGCCTCCACTAATATTCAAACTGAGGCATAAACTCtctgaaatataaattttcattgGCTAGAAAATGTCATCAGATTGTTAGAACAAGTTTGTGGGCGTGTATTATTAGAGAGTTTATACTTGTAAGGCACGTGTTGTAGCAACGCTTTCCTTAAGACATTATTTGCCCCACTATTAAGTGTGCAAAGTGGAATAATCAAATGTGCCTCGAGGATATAATAAAGCCCAGCACAATGCTGTTGTTGGTTAATGTTTTGCACTCACGAAAATCAACCTTAACACTCAAAAGAATGTTTACAAGATGACTCAAGGTTTCTAGAAACAAATTGTGCATTACTAGTTTCTAGTAATGTTATGTGTgagaaaacatgaaaatgatGAATATTGAAGGTTTAGATCATCTTAGGATCTTCTTCCGGCTATATCATATTTTTTTCACTTGTACCATTTAACTTTGGTCATATACTTCACTTAGGCAAACCCAAAAGGTGAAAACATAAATCCTGTTGATAGGATTTGTGTTGGGCTGGTATCTTTTGGTCCATTCAAGGTCTTCTGGTGGCGACTTCCTTTTTAGCGTGGTGGCAATGGTACGTACACTACAGACTATGGAGGCGACATCAGATCCAGGCGACAACTCTGCTTTGAAGATGGAGGTTGGTCTACACTGGGCCTATCTTGTTGGGCCTGGGTGCTATTGTCCTTGGGCCTTATGGGCTGTTTGTTTACTTTAACTTCAGTTGCTTTCTTGCATTAGTTTTTTTACAATAAGGCTGGCCTCACCTTTTCCGGTGGGTGTAGAGTGTTTTGGCTAGATCATGCCTTAGTCTCTCTGAGGATATATGTGTGATAGGTTTAATTCGATGACTGATATTGATGTACATCAATTGCGGTCTTAGACTGATATACCAGTTTATTTGATTACGTCATATATCTTCAATTAGGCTATGGTTTACTTGGTTAGTTTTGTAGTCTTTGGTTAAGTGTGTGTGAGATCCCAAATTTAGAAGTTTGTTAAATTTTACTTTTGAGGTTGGAAGTGGAAAGTAAAGGTCTCCACGAGTTCGCAGCattttttaatgaatttttcGGATTCTTAAgctatttttaatgattttgaaGTTCGGACTTCGGAGAGAGATTAAAAAAGTTTGGACCCGTGGCGCGTCACTATTGGTTACTATGCATTACTTGGTGATCAAGAACAACAGTTCCACGTGGTGCAATTGGGTAGTATATGCTTGACATGTGTCAGATAATGGTAGACATATTGATAAGAGCTTGACATGTGTAATTTATTTATTAGATTATTTTCCTACAAATTGACGCATGGCTTTATGCTGGTTTATAACATATTCAAACCGACCCATTGACCCATTATGTCGGTTTGCCCCAGCCCTATAAATAGACCCGAACCAGATCATTATTTCTCCACATTTTTCagagaactctctctctctctctctttagaaTTTGTTTTTGGCATATCTTTTCAACCGTAAGTCAGATTTAAGATCCGTTTTTGTCTATGGATTCATCTTGACGAGTTCTTTCTATTGGTGGAAAGAAAAGTCAGATTTGGTGAATTAGTTTTGACGATCTAGAAGGCTTGATTTGTTTTGTGTTGTCCCCGATTGTCGGAAATAAGATAGGAGAATCTCAGGGAACTTTTTATGATTGGATGTTGATTTTATGTACTTCGTGTATattttattctcattaatatTGTTTTGAATGATTTCGTTGATGATATTTGCATTACATGTATTGAATGTATGTTGAGCAATGTAAGTATGCATGTTTTCATGGagattgttatttatttatttttgaaagagGGCCAGTacggctgcccttaagccttgatcattaatgaaactgcagaatacatgggggggggggacatgaaaCCTGAACCCCAATTTACAATAAGTATATAGAGAACGACTTGAGATAATAAAAAGATAGTTATTTGGTGATTGTGGGAATTAtcttttgtgtagttgagtCTGAACATTGTAGGGATCAAACTCAGGCGAGCCCATGTGCACATTTAGGTTTAGAATATCGGCCGGTATAATTGTCGATATATTTGGGTGATTTGGGTTTGGAGATCAATGTTTCagacaagatgactagcaaaagggTTTTGGGGGATTTGATTGAGTCAGGGGGTTAATTTTTATGTTTGGATAATCAAGTCACAGTTGCAAAATTGTAAATTACACGGTATGAGACGTGTAGGCTTGCGTATTCTAGTATATGGATTAACGGGCAGATAAATGGAGTTGGATTGCATCATTGTTTGATATGCATGTTGTAATTGAAATACATGATTATATTATTTTTGGTCAATTATCCATGAGGAGGTTTTGTGTCCCTACTGAGCCACTGGTTGAGTTCACCCCTTAACAAATTTTGCAGGTATGGAATCAAGATACTAGAGCGAGAAGTTCCGATATGTATATAATGTCAAATGGGTTGTGAAACTtgtgttttctttatatttgtttgaaataaagaATGAGTACTAGTGTACTATGTATGATAGAGATTATGTAATATATGCTTCCGCTGGAATTTTGAGATCTTGTCATCTAGTTGTTAGTTtacgatttttttttgttacattttGATTATATAAATTTTAGTTCTATAATTACGATGTGATTCACATCTTAGCTCGAGATTATAAGATTAATCCGAGTCCAGGGCGTGACAGTGTGCATGGCAATTCTAGAATGAGTGTTATTCGTTAGGAATTTGTCTCCCGATTTGGCGCAAAAGCAAGTTTATGCTTCGGGAGCTTTTGCTCTGGTGTATATAATATTCTAGCAGTGACTCAGTGAAGTCATGAGTATATATTGATATTCAtctcccttcaaaaaaaaaaaaaaggagcgaACAGAGAAGACACATTTTGAtttctttaataaaaatatatattttgaaaatcTCTTTCGCCAATAGTTTATTGCCCATATAGCTTTTTGGATTTTAAGGCGACTCGATAAAATGTGAGAAAGTTGCATGATTTTCAGAGATAAATCACTCCTCATTGATCATTGTCTGGTTATATGAATTTGTTTCggtcatttcattcttgtacagtTGCACCACACCACTTTTACCTTCTCTCTCCCTTTTGGTTCACAGATCATCTCCTCTAGTAAACTTAAAGACCTTATTCCTTTCCTCATAATTTTTTCGCTTCGAATTTATGCAAGAGTTTGACTGGAATTTTATCCAAATGTAGCCTGGGTTTGATGACGCGGTCATCATCATCAACTTTGGTTGATGACTTGGTCAAGACACAAAGCTGATGAATATATTGTTCGACTTAACGTGCTCCTGAACTAGTCATTAATATAACGCTTGCAGCTGAATCTTTGCAAAGTTTTGTTAAATATGTGACAATTGTGCTGATCCTCTGCCGCTAAATCATTTTGTGTACTTGTTTACTATAATCCTGAATACTTCCACCCAGAGAGTCTTTCTCACATGGATGTCTTATTCTCTTGATCACATGACTGACTTTTATAAAGTCAAGCAAGAATGCACGAAATAAATTGTGTTTAGGAAAGCAGTCGGCAACTGGAGTTATATTAACattgttcaaagttcaaacttgCTGGCTAAATTTGGATTGATAAGTGAGTCAGCTACAGAGGTGAGCGAGGGTGAGACAATTATATAGGTTAGAGTTCGGGCCCCttttttaatttcacaaaaaaaaaaattcattgggTGCAATTGTTAACTTAGTTGTCAATCATCAAAAGTAAATAATATTAGGGCACCCTCTCTCACCCTATTGATCAACATAATATATTTGATAATCATAGCCTTATAGGTGAAAAGAATATCCCGGCGTATATAGTTTTGGAAAATAACAGAatccaaaaattgaaaaaagtcattttgttttttggaaGACAAGTTCAATCCAATCACCAAAATGCATAAACAAACTGTGTGAGTGTGATGTTATAGACCCTAACAAAGAGTAAAGACTGATTGACATATAACCAACCAAGAACAGATTGTTCGATAGTTTATGTAAGCAGATGGTAAATCTTTTACTAAATCAAAATCCAGGCGACGTCTCAAtccacctatatatatatatatatatatatatatatatagattggAAAATTCTTAGCAGCCTGCAGACATTTTTGGACAGCTTATCCAATTCAACTCTGTACGCATATATATACACGGGATTCTATTTTATACTTGAAAGTACGACCTAATATTTTTGCTTGCAGAAAATCattgggaataaaaatttgaaaGAAGTTGACTAAAAAACAGAATATAATATCCTCAAAGAAATCAGTATGGTACCTCCCTCCAAAATGACTTGTTAACAATATATTCATAAAACTACAGAGAAGACTTTCCAGGTTCCTCAAATCCTCTTAAATTTCCTAGAGAAACATACTCAACAGAAGTTGCAAAAATGTTGATGATTCTGGTGAGGTGTTATACCATTACAAGCAACATGGGAGCATCAATCTTTGAGAAACTAGGCTCTCTGTCTTTCCTCATCATGTTTGTTGTTTTGGTTTCGTCTTCCAAATGTGTTGCTTCCGCTACTGTTTCTACTGATGAAGTTGGTGCTCTTCTCCAATGGAAATCCAGTCTTCAAGATACTCAATCACACCTAACTTCATGGAGTGCTCAGCACTTCCCAAATGAAACAAGTCCATGCACTTGGTTTGCCATTTCTTGCAACACTGCCAAGAGTGTCACCACAATAAACCTTACCAAGTCGGGTTTACAAGGTACGCTTCACGAATTTTCATTCTCCTCCTTCCCGAATCTTGAGCACTTTGATCTCAGCATGAACTCAATCTTTGGTACCATTCCACCTGAAATCAGTTGGCTCTCCAAATTAGTGTATCTTGATTTGTCCGGTAATAAGTTAAATGGTTCAGTTCCTGCTTCTTTTGGAAACCTTAGCAGTCTTGCTTACTTGAATATAGGTAGGAACTTTCTTGCTAGTTCAGTTCCTTTAGAAATGGGGAATCTTACGCAGTTGGTGGAGCTTTACTTGAATACCAACAATCTTACAGGTCAGATCCCACAAACTTTTGGGAACTTAAGAAAGCTAAAAGTACTATACATGTTTGAGAACATATTTGTTGGTTCCATTCCCCTGGAGATAGGAAAGTTGGCATCTCTCAGCAATCTAAGCCTTCACACCAACAACTTTTCTGGCAGTATTCCGGATTCCATATGTGACCTGAGACACCTTACTTTACTGGAACTGTATCGGAACAATCTGTCAGGCCCAATTCCGGAAAATATTGGAAGCTTGAAGTCTCTTGTTGTTCTAAATGTATGTGAGAATCAACTCAGTGGTCCTATTCCCATGTCAATTGGTAACATGAGCAAGTTACAGGTTCTATATATCCGCGACAACAAACTCTCTGGTTCCATTCCTCAAGTGATCGGAGATCTTATGAACTTGGCTGTCCTGAGAGTTGCCAGAAACAATTTGACTGGTCATTTACCACAGAATCTCTGCAAAGGTGGAGTGCTTGCAAATTTTACAGCTAATGGAAATCGACTCATAGGTCAAATGCCTAAAAGCTTGAGAAACTGCACAACTTTATATAGAGTCCGTCTTGATGGGAACCAATTCACTGGAAATATATCTGAAGATTTTGGTGAATATCCAAACTTGGATTACATAAATCTAAGTGACAATAATTTTTATGGTGAACTTTCGGAGAAATGGGGAAAGTCTCTGCTGCTAACGGATCTTGAGATTGCAGGTAACAATATAACAGGTTCCATACCACCTGAGATTGGTAATTTGACTCGACTACATTTgcttaatctttcttcaaatcaTTTAGTTGGGACAATCCCTATGGGACTAGGAAAGTTGACCTCTTTGGTGAGGCTTGTACTGAATGACAATCAACTTTCTGGTGCCATACCTCAAGAAATTGGATCACTGACTGACCTTGAATTTCTTGACCTGTCCAAAAACAACTTGAGCCAGTCGATTCCTAGTAGTCTGGGGAACCTTGTGAAAGTGCACCACCTGAACTTGAGCAGCAACAAGTTGAGCCATGTAACCCCAAGTAAGTTGGGTCAGTTGAAGCAGCTGTCTGTGCTAGATTTGAGTCATAATTTTCTTAGTGAAGAGATACCAACAGAGTTCTGTAATCTGGAAAGCTTGTTGACACTGAATCTGTCCCAC contains these protein-coding regions:
- the LOC112177140 gene encoding MDIS1-interacting receptor like kinase 2 isoform X1, with the translated sequence MLMILVRCYTITSNMGASIFEKLGSLSFLIMFVVLVSSSKCVASATVSTDEVGALLQWKSSLQDTQSHLTSWSAQHFPNETSPCTWFAISCNTAKSVTTINLTKSGLQGTLHEFSFSSFPNLEHFDLSMNSIFGTIPPEISWLSKLVYLDLSGNKLNGSVPASFGNLSSLAYLNIGRNFLASSVPLEMGNLTQLVELYLNTNNLTGQIPQTFGNLRKLKVLYMFENIFVGSIPLEIGKLASLSNLSLHTNNFSGSIPDSICDLRHLTLLELYRNNLSGPIPENIGSLKSLVVLNVCENQLSGPIPMSIGNMSKLQVLYIRDNKLSGSIPQVIGDLMNLAVLRVARNNLTGHLPQNLCKGGVLANFTANGNRLIGQMPKSLRNCTTLYRVRLDGNQFTGNISEDFGEYPNLDYINLSDNNFYGELSEKWGKSLLLTDLEIAGNNITGSIPPEIGNLTRLHLLNLSSNHLVGTIPMGLGKLTSLVRLVLNDNQLSGAIPQEIGSLTDLEFLDLSKNNLSQSIPSSLGNLVKVHHLNLSSNKLSHVTPSKLGQLKQLSVLDLSHNFLSEEIPTEFCNLESLLTLNLSHNNLSGIVPQTFADLRGLELIDISYNRLWGPIPENKAFQVAPIEALQGNQGLCGNATGLQPCTKTPGKKKHSSNIGYKVVCLVIPPVVGVLILFSCGICITYRRKKNFQKTDGEDMHPKEFELRSMSIFEGKLLYEEIVKATEDFDDAYCIGKGGTGTVYKAKLPSDDLVAVKKLHSTQCDGNRSFEKEFLNEVMALAEIRHRNIVKFYGFCSHSRHSFLVYEYLEKGSLFSILCNEEAAKELDWSKRVNIIKGVAHGLSYMHSFVSPPIVHRDITSKNILLDAEYEACISDFGTAKLLELGASNWTAVAGTFGYVAPELAYTLKVTEKCDVYSFGVLALEVMNGKYPSDLIRSLLSPAAIREGNLPEDVWDDRLEPPTGKILEELVTVLMLAVACLHPNPQFRPTMYDVSQMIAMHISQTDLDKYKAQSVFDYLGSRI
- the LOC112177140 gene encoding MDIS1-interacting receptor like kinase 2 isoform X3, giving the protein MLMILVRCYTITSNMGASIFEKLGSLSFLIMFVVLVSSSKCVASATVSTDEVGALLQWKSSLQDTQSHLTSWSAQHFPNETSPCTWFAISCNTAKSVTTINLTKSGLQGRNFLASSVPLEMGNLTQLVELYLNTNNLTGQIPQTFGNLRKLKVLYMFENIFVGSIPLEIGKLASLSNLSLHTNNFSGSIPDSICDLRHLTLLELYRNNLSGPIPENIGSLKSLVVLNVCENQLSGPIPMSIGNMSKLQVLYIRDNKLSGSIPQVIGDLMNLAVLRVARNNLTGHLPQNLCKGGVLANFTANGNRLIGQMPKSLRNCTTLYRVRLDGNQFTGNISEDFGEYPNLDYINLSDNNFYGELSEKWGKSLLLTDLEIAGNNITGSIPPEIGNLTRLHLLNLSSNHLVGTIPMGLGKLTSLVRLVLNDNQLSGAIPQEIGSLTDLEFLDLSKNNLSQSIPSSLGNLVKVHHLNLSSNKLSHVTPSKLGQLKQLSVLDLSHNFLSEEIPTEFCNLESLLTLNLSHNNLSGIVPQTFADLRGLELIDISYNRLWGPIPENKAFQVAPIEALQGNQGLCGNATGLQPCTKTPGKKKHSSNIGYKVVCLVIPPVVGVLILFSCGICITYRRKKNFQKTDGEDMHPKEFELRSMSIFEGKLLYEEIVKATEDFDDAYCIGKGGTGTVYKAKLPSDDLVAVKKLHSTQCDGNRSFEKEFLNEVMALAEIRHRNIVKFYGFCSHSRHSFLVYEYLEKGSLFSILCNEEAAKELDWSKRVNIIKGVAHGLSYMHSFVSPPIVHRDITSKNILLDAEYEACISDFGTAKLLELGASNWTAVAGTFGYVAPELAYTLKVTEKCDVYSFGVLALEVMNGKYPSDLIRSLLSPAAIREGNLPEDVWDDRLEPPTGKILEELVTVLMLAVACLHPNPQFRPTMYDVSQMIAMHISQTDLDKYKAQSVFDYLGSRI